From a single Prochlorococcus sp. MIT 0603 genomic region:
- a CDS encoding DUF1350 family protein codes for MARWRKVGQTWCNWPPQPKELIEMIGGSYLAAAPNISYQNLLNGLIERNFAIHAWSYVPSFDHQTQANKAWKELRECRLKLEERLGGKTYQPIRLGHSLGCKLHLISPDRGRRSKLFIGISFNNYKADKSIPMLKKFKRKLDFETEFSPSPKETLNLIYSNYIQSKNLLIRFKDDAIDQTDSLLNILKSRDIDQSTIIELEGNHLTPTSRKFNEIFLEKNTKNIYKGGKISTLIDTIYKYIVE; via the coding sequence ATGGCTCGATGGAGAAAAGTAGGACAAACTTGGTGCAACTGGCCTCCTCAACCAAAAGAGCTAATTGAGATGATAGGCGGAAGCTACCTTGCTGCTGCGCCTAACATTAGTTATCAAAATCTACTAAATGGTCTTATAGAAAGAAATTTCGCCATACATGCATGGAGTTATGTTCCAAGCTTTGACCACCAAACCCAAGCAAATAAAGCCTGGAAAGAATTAAGAGAATGCAGGCTTAAACTTGAAGAAAGGCTTGGAGGCAAAACATATCAGCCAATAAGATTGGGTCATAGTCTTGGATGTAAATTACATTTAATTTCTCCTGACAGAGGAAGAAGAAGCAAATTGTTTATTGGAATAAGTTTTAACAATTACAAGGCAGATAAATCAATCCCAATGCTGAAAAAGTTCAAGAGAAAATTAGATTTTGAAACTGAGTTTAGTCCAAGTCCAAAAGAAACCTTAAATCTTATTTATTCAAACTATATTCAATCTAAGAATCTATTAATAAGGTTCAAGGATGACGCTATTGACCAAACCGACTCCTTATTAAATATTCTTAAGTCAAGAGATATTGATCAATCAACAATAATAGAGCTAGAAGGTAACCACCTTACACCTACAAGTAGAAAATTTAATGAGATTTTTCTAGAAAAGAATACTAAGAATATCTATAAGGGTGGAAAAATCTCAACTTTAATAGATACCATTTATAAATACATTGTGGAGTGA
- a CDS encoding TIGR02450 family Trp-rich protein, translating into MSKAEWPPVKAWTSVKLIKSNRYFVAINYGIDNEIYWVNLVSVLDGNICFRVNFDQLNNSSIWIEGWVELADVEVDHDDFLNLDSDLDGFTDIACLHPSKDSGLSIGSSLNDVRRWFPL; encoded by the coding sequence ATGTCTAAAGCAGAATGGCCCCCTGTAAAAGCATGGACAAGCGTTAAACTTATTAAATCTAATAGATACTTCGTGGCAATCAACTATGGAATTGATAATGAAATCTATTGGGTCAATTTGGTTTCTGTTCTTGATGGCAATATATGCTTCAGAGTAAACTTTGATCAATTAAATAATAGTTCTATTTGGATTGAAGGTTGGGTGGAATTAGCTGACGTCGAAGTTGATCATGATGATTTTCTGAATTTAGATTCAGATCTGGATGGTTTTACTGATATTGCTTGTTTGCACCCTTCAAAAGACTCAGGTCTTTCAATTGGATCAAGCCTCAATGATGTAAGGCGATGGTTCCCTCTTTAA
- a CDS encoding glutathione S-transferase — protein MSIDTLYSFRRCPYAIRARWAILNCGKQVILREVSLKDKPQELTMVSKKSTVPVLITKEGKVIDESLNIIQWAIKNCNQMLNPDFNFNLKDSSIEKIINENDNSFKYHLDRYKYPSRYNNINVNEHHLKLNIILKKWNDKLSCFPNRSKRPWLIGNKESVADWAIWPFVRQYRSIDPRSFDCNNDLSFLKDWLNYYLNHDLFSILMKKNIFWTKHDQPIFFPDVLTRQNPINN, from the coding sequence ATGAGTATCGATACTTTATATTCATTCAGAAGATGTCCATATGCAATTAGAGCAAGATGGGCAATATTAAATTGTGGCAAGCAAGTAATTCTAAGGGAAGTAAGTCTTAAAGATAAACCTCAGGAACTAACTATGGTCTCAAAAAAATCCACTGTGCCAGTGCTAATAACAAAAGAAGGTAAGGTGATTGATGAAAGTTTAAATATTATTCAATGGGCAATTAAAAATTGCAATCAAATGCTAAACCCAGATTTCAATTTTAATCTTAAAGATAGCTCTATTGAGAAGATAATTAATGAGAATGATAATTCTTTTAAATATCATTTAGATAGATATAAATATCCTAGTAGATACAACAATATAAATGTAAATGAACATCATCTTAAGCTAAACATTATTCTTAAGAAGTGGAATGATAAGCTAAGTTGTTTTCCCAACAGATCCAAGAGGCCTTGGCTAATAGGGAATAAAGAAAGTGTTGCGGATTGGGCCATATGGCCTTTTGTTAGGCAATACCGATCAATAGACCCAAGAAGTTTTGACTGTAATAACGATTTATCATTTCTAAAAGATTGGTTGAATTATTATTTAAATCATGATCTATTCTCAATTTTAATGAAAAAAAATATTTTCTGGACGAAGCATGATCAGCCAATCTTCTTCCCAGATGTTCTAACCAGACAAAATCCTATCAACAATTAA
- a CDS encoding chlorophyll a/b binding light-harvesting protein, whose product MQTYGNPDVTYGWWAGNSGVTNRSGKFIAAHAAHTGLIAFWAGAFTLFELARFDPSLPMGHQPLIALPHLATLGIGFDETGTFVGGTAVTSIAIVHLILSMVYGAGGLLHSLFFPGDMQDSEVAQARKFKLEWDNPDNQTFILGHHLIFLGVANIQFVEWARIHGIWDAAAGSIRQVEYNLNLSHIWNHQFDFLSINNLEDVMGGHAFLAFFMITGGAFHIATKQVGKYTKFKGSGLLSAEAVLSWSLAGIGWMAIVAAFWCATNTTVYPVDFFGEVLDLKFGISPYWVDTVDLADGAHTSRAWLTNVHYYLGFFYIQGHLWHALRAMGFDFKRVAGAVSNVGTAAVTLND is encoded by the coding sequence ATGCAGACCTATGGTAATCCAGACGTCACCTACGGGTGGTGGGCTGGAAATTCTGGGGTCACCAACCGCTCAGGGAAATTCATTGCAGCTCATGCCGCTCATACCGGTCTGATTGCTTTCTGGGCTGGTGCCTTCACTCTTTTTGAATTAGCTCGTTTTGACCCTTCCTTGCCTATGGGTCATCAACCTTTAATAGCTCTCCCTCATTTAGCTACTCTTGGTATTGGCTTTGATGAGACTGGAACATTTGTAGGTGGAACAGCTGTTACATCAATAGCAATTGTTCATTTGATCCTTTCCATGGTTTATGGAGCTGGTGGACTATTGCACTCTCTCTTCTTTCCTGGAGATATGCAGGATTCCGAAGTAGCTCAGGCCCGTAAATTCAAGCTTGAGTGGGACAACCCAGATAATCAGACTTTCATTTTGGGACATCACCTTATCTTTTTAGGTGTTGCCAACATCCAGTTTGTTGAATGGGCAAGAATTCATGGAATATGGGATGCAGCAGCAGGCTCTATTCGTCAGGTTGAATACAATCTGAACCTTTCTCATATTTGGAATCACCAATTTGATTTCCTTTCAATAAACAATTTGGAAGATGTTATGGGAGGGCATGCCTTCTTGGCATTCTTTATGATTACTGGTGGTGCTTTTCACATAGCCACAAAACAAGTTGGTAAATATACCAAATTTAAAGGTTCCGGATTGCTTTCAGCAGAAGCTGTACTCTCATGGTCTCTTGCTGGTATTGGCTGGATGGCTATAGTTGCAGCTTTCTGGTGTGCAACAAATACAACAGTTTACCCAGTTGACTTCTTTGGGGAAGTCTTAGATCTTAAGTTTGGTATTTCCCCTTATTGGGTAGATACTGTAGACCTAGCAGATGGTGCTCACACATCCAGAGCATGGCTCACAAATGTCCATTACTATCTTGGATTCTTCTACATTCAAGGACACCTATGGCATGCACTTCGTGCAATGGGCTTTGACTTCAAACGTGTAGCAGGTGCTGTTAGCAATGTAGGCACTGCAGCTGTTACTTTGAATGATTGA
- a CDS encoding sodium/glutamate symporter → MGFNLLLENQFFSDSLISFTIAFGSLFIFTVLLIVGRRFDSALKLERIGIPISILFGTFALLIGPHGPTPLLPERITDVWVKLPTPLLALVFATLMLGRPLPRGKGLWNPVASQALLGLLLGFGQYLIGGMALLFFLIPYLDVDPLMGCLIEVGFEGGHGAAFVMGETFEKFGFHQGLDLGLAMATVGLLASTLLGSGLIVIGRSLGWTTFNELNSESDLSLEVKETFGQQIRQLIINLGFAGLAILFGLSMLLLLKFFSGSIGGIFAEVFSVFPVFPLALLGSLLIRFILEKLDKAKFVSEILQREIGVLSTDLLITTAMAGLDLPLLLKDWIPLLVLALSGLLWNIFGMFVFSKVLFNQKWFERSIIEFGNATGVAASGILLLRLADPRDKTNTLPIFSIKQLFLQPLLSGGLITVLAPLAIIKFGLIGWTEVCGILTISLIVLALSLQNGIDKREFKN, encoded by the coding sequence ATGGGGTTTAATCTTCTATTAGAAAATCAGTTTTTTTCTGACTCTCTTATTTCTTTTACGATAGCGTTTGGCTCTCTTTTTATATTTACAGTACTTTTGATAGTAGGTAGAAGATTTGATTCAGCATTGAAACTAGAGAGAATAGGAATTCCTATCTCCATATTATTTGGAACATTTGCACTTTTAATAGGACCTCATGGACCTACTCCTTTATTGCCAGAAAGAATTACAGATGTTTGGGTGAAGCTCCCTACGCCTTTGCTTGCATTGGTCTTCGCAACCTTAATGTTAGGAAGACCCCTCCCTAGAGGGAAGGGATTGTGGAATCCAGTTGCTTCACAAGCTTTATTAGGACTTTTATTAGGTTTCGGACAATATTTAATAGGAGGAATGGCCTTATTGTTTTTCCTTATACCTTATTTAGACGTTGATCCTTTAATGGGCTGTTTAATTGAGGTTGGATTTGAAGGAGGTCATGGCGCCGCTTTTGTAATGGGTGAGACCTTTGAGAAATTTGGATTTCACCAAGGCCTTGATTTGGGCTTAGCGATGGCAACTGTTGGACTTTTGGCTTCGACTTTATTAGGGAGTGGATTGATTGTTATAGGTAGATCTTTGGGTTGGACAACATTTAATGAACTTAATTCTGAAAGTGACCTTTCATTAGAAGTAAAAGAGACATTTGGGCAACAAATAAGGCAGTTAATAATTAACCTTGGCTTTGCTGGATTGGCTATTCTTTTTGGATTGAGCATGCTTCTTCTCCTGAAATTCTTTAGCGGGTCTATAGGAGGGATTTTTGCAGAAGTATTCTCTGTATTCCCTGTTTTCCCTTTGGCTTTATTGGGATCACTCTTAATAAGATTTATTTTAGAGAAGCTTGATAAAGCCAAATTTGTATCTGAAATATTGCAAAGAGAAATTGGGGTCCTTTCTACTGACCTTCTTATTACAACAGCAATGGCAGGCCTTGACTTGCCTCTGTTGTTAAAGGATTGGATCCCTTTATTAGTCTTGGCTTTAAGTGGATTGCTTTGGAATATTTTCGGTATGTTTGTATTTTCAAAAGTCTTATTTAATCAGAAATGGTTTGAGAGATCAATAATTGAATTTGGAAATGCAACAGGCGTTGCAGCAAGCGGTATTTTACTTCTTCGTCTTGCTGACCCTAGAGATAAGACTAATACGCTTCCAATATTCTCTATCAAACAGCTATTTCTTCAGCCTTTACTGTCAGGAGGATTGATAACGGTTTTAGCACCTTTGGCAATCATCAAATTTGGCTTAATAGGATGGACAGAAGTTTGTGGGATCCTTACGATATCACTGATTGTCTTGGCATTATCACTACAAAATGGAATAGATAAAAGAGAATTTAAAAACTAA
- a CDS encoding DUF6439 family protein → MAKNTTSWTLEVKALVKSIHSELSLNEKNWHKFKNNKYRRSAELLSGALSQIINDGKQDDIEGLIEQSLHWIREEIKDPGCPSH, encoded by the coding sequence ATGGCTAAAAACACAACTTCATGGACTCTAGAGGTGAAAGCACTCGTTAAATCAATCCATTCAGAGCTAAGTTTAAATGAAAAGAATTGGCATAAATTTAAGAATAACAAGTACCGAAGATCAGCAGAACTTCTTTCCGGTGCATTATCTCAAATTATCAATGATGGAAAGCAAGACGATATTGAGGGACTTATTGAGCAGTCTTTGCATTGGATTAGAGAGGAAATAAAAGATCCAGGGTGCCCTTCTCATTGA
- a CDS encoding SDR family NAD(P)-dependent oxidoreductase, which translates to MSENLRNIIITGASRGIGRSIAEKALEDGHNISIGIRNPEDIKGSILDPNFNKDKKIIVNKYDAKDQKSAISFVNNTKTIFNKIDTLIHCAGIFSNVGLNYEDNREKEIEDLWRVNLMGPWILTRESWKYLKQNNNSRIIILISMSGKRSKGKLAGYTASKFALMGLSQTIRNEGWGDGIRVTTICPGWVNTKMARNVKSIEKKQMTQPDDIGLIVSRILELPNTCIPFEISVNCNLEI; encoded by the coding sequence GTGTCTGAAAATTTAAGAAATATAATAATTACTGGAGCTTCTAGAGGCATTGGAAGAAGTATTGCCGAAAAAGCATTAGAAGATGGGCATAATATAAGTATTGGTATAAGGAATCCTGAAGATATCAAAGGTTCAATTCTAGATCCTAATTTTAACAAAGATAAAAAGATTATAGTAAATAAGTATGATGCCAAAGACCAAAAAAGTGCTATTTCATTTGTAAATAACACAAAAACTATCTTTAATAAAATAGATACCTTAATCCACTGTGCAGGAATATTTAGTAATGTTGGATTAAATTATGAAGACAATAGAGAGAAAGAAATTGAGGATCTATGGAGGGTTAACTTAATGGGTCCATGGATCCTCACAAGAGAATCATGGAAATATTTAAAACAAAACAATAATTCAAGAATAATAATCCTTATATCAATGAGTGGAAAAAGATCAAAAGGAAAGCTTGCTGGTTATACAGCCTCAAAGTTTGCATTGATGGGGCTATCTCAAACAATAAGGAATGAAGGATGGGGTGATGGGATTAGAGTCACTACAATATGTCCAGGATGGGTGAATACTAAAATGGCGAGAAATGTAAAAAGCATAGAGAAGAAACAAATGACTCAACCAGATGATATAGGTTTAATTGTTTCTCGAATTTTGGAACTTCCCAATACCTGTATTCCTTTCGAGATTTCGGTCAACTGCAATCTTGAGATTTAA
- a CDS encoding GIY-YIG nuclease family protein translates to MSGHVFLIRKGSFFMIGKCGDVTRQMKKLRPDEVLSTLEIEEPEAFEARLLRRYQNVRLPESGYFQLSEKQLKDCKRQFGVKSKIPKRLSEEFSIAFTCSVLFFILAGALFLKTTLSPSLELAFAFAFSALPMWLLFFLGNFGGYYVGDLKLFSSWLNRLRALSLALILSALSYLLFIKTII, encoded by the coding sequence ATGTCGGGACATGTTTTCTTAATCAGGAAAGGGAGCTTCTTTATGATTGGCAAGTGTGGAGATGTTACAAGACAAATGAAGAAATTACGACCAGATGAAGTTTTATCCACTCTTGAAATCGAAGAACCAGAGGCTTTTGAGGCTAGGCTTTTGAGAAGGTACCAAAATGTCAGGCTGCCAGAATCCGGATATTTTCAGTTATCCGAAAAACAGCTTAAGGATTGCAAAAGACAGTTTGGAGTTAAAAGCAAAATACCAAAAAGGTTGAGTGAGGAATTTTCTATAGCTTTTACTTGCTCAGTTCTCTTTTTTATCCTTGCTGGAGCTTTATTTTTAAAGACAACTCTTTCTCCTAGCCTAGAGCTTGCTTTCGCGTTTGCGTTTTCTGCACTCCCAATGTGGCTTTTATTCTTCCTTGGTAACTTTGGGGGTTACTATGTCGGCGATCTGAAACTGTTTTCTTCTTGGCTAAATAGATTAAGAGCTCTAAGCTTGGCTTTGATTTTGTCAGCATTATCTTATTTGTTATTTATCAAGACAATTATCTGA
- a CDS encoding 3'-5' exonuclease, with amino-acid sequence MQKEFEFSSPDDFQSESNAPQLILILDTETSGLDPSKDQCIEVGAILFHVESRCVLSQVSFLMPVMDNSAEAINKIPPAITQLNQSWEKGLEYFNSLVDRSDVILAHNASFDRQWFGNGLLPKLSKQWICSMEDIPWPSELLLKGRPSVKDLALAYEVPVWSAHRALTDCIYLVEVLRRCSDLETLLIHGLEPRKLMKAEVSYDERQLAKNAGFRWNEPVRGAWTRRLSEREIRNLAFPVTTVEF; translated from the coding sequence ATGCAAAAGGAGTTTGAATTTTCCTCGCCAGATGATTTTCAGAGTGAGTCTAATGCACCTCAGCTCATATTAATACTTGATACTGAGACAAGTGGACTTGATCCATCTAAAGACCAATGTATTGAAGTAGGAGCGATCCTTTTTCATGTGGAAAGTCGATGCGTTCTTTCACAGGTTTCTTTTTTAATGCCTGTTATGGACAATTCAGCAGAAGCGATTAATAAAATTCCTCCTGCTATAACTCAATTAAATCAATCATGGGAAAAAGGCTTGGAATATTTCAACTCTTTAGTAGATAGATCAGATGTAATTTTGGCTCACAATGCTTCTTTTGATCGTCAATGGTTTGGGAATGGCCTTCTACCAAAGCTTTCCAAACAATGGATTTGCTCTATGGAGGATATCCCTTGGCCATCAGAACTTCTACTTAAAGGTAGACCTTCTGTAAAGGATCTTGCACTTGCTTACGAGGTTCCAGTATGGAGTGCTCATAGAGCTTTAACTGATTGCATATATCTAGTTGAAGTCCTTAGACGTTGTTCCGATTTGGAAACTCTTTTGATTCATGGTTTGGAGCCAAGGAAATTAATGAAAGCAGAAGTTTCTTATGATGAAAGGCAATTGGCAAAAAATGCAGGTTTTCGTTGGAATGAACCAGTTCGAGGTGCATGGACCCGACGTTTAAGTGAAAGAGAGATTAGAAATCTTGCATTCCCAGTTACAACTGTGGAATTTTAA
- a CDS encoding ATP-binding protein yields the protein MSFLLRFFRWNDFVFPSNLQLRLPVKLLLEPVVSNKNRERIELGLHEALVNAVVHGNTCDPDKHLRVRRIITPNWLVWQIQDQGKGIELSQRVSSLPSNEDAESGRGLFLIHQCFDDVRWSRRGNRVQIASLRRNAQ from the coding sequence ATGTCTTTTCTCTTGCGTTTTTTTAGATGGAATGATTTTGTTTTCCCTTCCAATCTGCAACTGAGACTTCCTGTTAAGTTATTGCTTGAGCCTGTTGTAAGCAATAAAAACAGAGAGCGCATTGAGTTGGGTCTTCATGAAGCTCTTGTTAATGCTGTTGTTCATGGGAATACCTGTGATCCTGATAAACATCTAAGAGTAAGGAGAATTATTACACCAAATTGGCTTGTCTGGCAGATTCAAGATCAGGGGAAAGGGATTGAATTATCTCAAAGAGTTTCTTCTTTGCCATCTAATGAAGATGCAGAAAGTGGAAGAGGATTGTTTTTAATTCATCAATGTTTTGATGATGTTCGTTGGAGCCGAAGAGGTAATAGAGTCCAAATAGCATCTCTTCGGAGAAATGCTCAATGA
- the crtL gene encoding lycopene beta cyclase, whose protein sequence is MISKEPLDVLVIGAGPGALSIAAALGQEKLHVGVLSLNEPSEPWPYTYGIWGEEVDELGFEKLLKHRWSNTVSYLGEGSTDENSPLNLATNHNRDYGLFDKKKLQEHWLNQCKEASVEWYRGKAYDFKINSINSTVITTQEEELVARLIIDATGYNPVFIDIPNNGDIAVQTCYGIVGEFSEPPVEKDQFVLMDYRSNHLSQIEKKEPPTFLYAMDMGNGKYFLEETSLGLAPPVELETLKARLKLRLKKRNIEITKIDHEEHGVFLPMNIPIPNLNQAILGFGGSAGMVHPASGYLVGGLLRRAPSLAKVLAKEIKNDTNTPHEIARKGWQSLWPRELRRKQALYQFGLEKLMRFKESQLRYFFKSFFGLSNNQWYRFLTNTLTLKELVRAMWIMFKKAPINVKWGLIEMKGREIKLLWKFLKPSV, encoded by the coding sequence ATGATTAGCAAAGAACCTTTAGATGTATTGGTAATTGGAGCTGGGCCTGGTGCCCTATCAATTGCCGCAGCACTTGGGCAAGAAAAGCTTCACGTAGGAGTGCTCTCTTTAAATGAGCCATCAGAACCATGGCCCTATACTTATGGCATCTGGGGAGAAGAGGTTGACGAACTAGGTTTTGAAAAATTACTAAAGCATCGATGGTCTAATACAGTCAGCTATTTAGGCGAAGGCTCAACAGATGAAAACTCCCCTCTCAATCTTGCAACTAATCATAATCGTGATTACGGACTGTTTGATAAAAAAAAGCTGCAAGAACACTGGTTAAATCAGTGCAAGGAAGCTTCTGTCGAATGGTATAGAGGTAAAGCTTATGATTTCAAGATTAATTCTATAAATAGTACTGTTATAACAACACAGGAAGAGGAATTGGTAGCAAGGCTAATTATAGACGCAACAGGCTACAACCCTGTATTTATTGATATTCCAAACAATGGTGACATAGCAGTACAAACATGTTATGGAATAGTAGGTGAATTCAGTGAACCGCCAGTAGAGAAAGATCAATTCGTCTTAATGGATTATAGAAGCAATCATCTAAGTCAGATTGAAAAAAAAGAACCTCCAACATTCTTATATGCAATGGATATGGGGAATGGAAAATATTTTCTTGAAGAAACATCTCTAGGGCTTGCTCCTCCAGTAGAATTAGAAACCCTTAAAGCAAGGCTGAAATTAAGACTTAAGAAGAGGAATATAGAGATCACAAAAATAGATCATGAAGAGCATGGTGTATTTCTACCAATGAATATACCAATACCAAATTTAAATCAAGCAATATTAGGTTTTGGAGGTTCTGCAGGGATGGTTCATCCGGCTTCTGGATATCTAGTTGGTGGACTACTTAGAAGAGCACCTTCCTTAGCCAAAGTATTAGCTAAAGAAATCAAAAACGATACAAATACTCCGCATGAAATAGCACGTAAAGGTTGGCAATCACTTTGGCCTAGAGAACTAAGAAGAAAACAAGCATTATATCAATTTGGGTTGGAAAAGTTAATGAGATTTAAAGAAAGCCAATTAAGATATTTCTTTAAAAGTTTCTTTGGTTTATCTAATAATCAATGGTATAGGTTCTTGACTAATACATTAACACTAAAAGAACTTGTCAGAGCTATGTGGATAATGTTCAAAAAAGCACCTATAAATGTTAAATGGGGACTAATTGAAATGAAAGGGCGGGAAATAAAACTATTATGGAAATTCCTAAAACCAAGTGTCTGA
- a CDS encoding MerR family transcriptional regulator yields the protein MPSNQWLYEEDASKHLGVTQETLRHWREVGYLKPGTHWRSAPNSNFLPWKPKVIYHLNWCKEIIQYWRDKDAPLSDLAA from the coding sequence ATGCCTTCTAACCAATGGCTATACGAAGAAGATGCTAGTAAGCATTTGGGTGTAACCCAGGAAACTTTACGTCACTGGAGAGAAGTAGGTTATTTAAAACCTGGGACACATTGGAGAAGTGCACCTAATTCAAATTTTTTACCTTGGAAGCCTAAAGTGATCTATCACCTTAATTGGTGTAAGGAGATCATTCAGTATTGGCGAGATAAAGATGCACCCCTGTCTGATTTGGCAGCCTAA
- a CDS encoding GUN4 domain-containing protein has product MPSDTSNSTNITIEELLEKFSSGSQRQRLRLVNEIESRSKELCEIGSKLFDNFDKESDEWTVGWIFQVLNRHQKEFLSKFLEKEPIGWFMASSSVGIDYDPLQKNLLEENFEEADRITSSILRELAGPNAMERGYVYFSEVNSIDGVDLVSLDRLWTAYSQGKFGFSVQARLLDSLGGSYEKLWPRIGWKIDGVWTRYPNAFTWSLKAPEGHMPLINQLRGVRLMNEYMNHHSLQARRKGK; this is encoded by the coding sequence ATGCCATCTGACACATCTAATTCAACCAATATCACCATTGAAGAGTTGCTTGAAAAGTTTTCAAGTGGTTCTCAAAGGCAAAGACTTCGACTTGTTAATGAGATTGAGTCTAGGTCGAAAGAATTATGTGAGATTGGATCAAAATTATTTGATAATTTTGATAAGGAATCTGATGAATGGACAGTTGGGTGGATTTTTCAGGTTCTGAATAGGCATCAGAAAGAATTTTTATCAAAATTTTTAGAAAAGGAACCAATTGGATGGTTTATGGCATCTTCCTCAGTGGGGATTGACTACGATCCTTTGCAAAAGAACCTACTTGAAGAGAACTTTGAAGAAGCTGACCGAATAACCAGCTCAATTCTGCGAGAGCTCGCTGGACCTAATGCAATGGAGCGTGGATATGTTTATTTTAGCGAAGTGAATTCTATTGATGGAGTAGATCTTGTTAGCTTAGATCGTTTATGGACCGCATATTCACAAGGGAAGTTTGGCTTTTCAGTGCAAGCACGTCTTCTGGATTCCTTGGGAGGCAGTTATGAAAAACTTTGGCCAAGAATTGGCTGGAAGATTGACGGTGTTTGGACTAGATACCCTAACGCCTTTACTTGGTCCCTAAAGGCCCCTGAAGGGCATATGCCTTTAATTAATCAGTTGCGGGGTGTTCGGTTAATGAATGAATACATGAATCATCACTCGCTGCAGGCTCGCCGTAAAGGGAAGTAA
- the hisS gene encoding histidine--tRNA ligase, with protein MTNFQSLRGMIDLLPSQTSRWQKIEELARDHFRRAGLNEIRTPILEQTELFARGIGEGTDVVGKEMYSFFDRGNRSCTLRPEGTASVVRSVIQNGLASQGFQRLWYGGPMFRYERPQAGRQRQFHQLGVEFFGLSSERSDAEIISIGWDFLNELGLNGLTLELNSLGTMEDRKEYRIHLIEWLENISDSLDEESLNQLKKNPLRILDSKRPDIQRKLKGAPLLGDYLSEESKERFLKVQENLKILKIPFVVNQRLVRGLDYYCHTAFEITSNQLGAQATVCGGGRYDGLVEQLGGPPTPSIGWAIGIERLLILLGEDFDQNLSPDVYLVNRGEKAEIEALCLARYLRLERFVVELDNSGSTFSKQFKRASRSCASWAIVIGDEESINGEVRMKRLNLKNEDRSEILVKSSELSRIIELIKS; from the coding sequence TTGACTAATTTTCAATCGCTTCGGGGAATGATTGATCTTTTGCCTTCGCAAACTTCGCGATGGCAAAAGATTGAAGAATTAGCCAGAGATCATTTTCGAAGAGCAGGTCTTAATGAAATTAGGACACCTATACTTGAACAGACTGAATTATTTGCTAGAGGAATTGGCGAAGGCACCGATGTGGTTGGTAAGGAGATGTATTCATTCTTTGATAGAGGCAATAGGTCCTGCACTCTTAGGCCAGAAGGAACAGCTTCAGTAGTTCGTTCTGTAATTCAAAATGGCTTGGCATCCCAAGGCTTTCAGAGGCTTTGGTATGGAGGGCCGATGTTTAGATACGAACGGCCTCAAGCTGGTAGGCAAAGGCAATTCCATCAGTTGGGAGTCGAATTCTTTGGCTTATCTTCTGAAAGAAGTGATGCTGAAATTATAAGTATTGGATGGGACTTTCTTAATGAGCTTGGCCTAAATGGATTGACACTTGAACTTAATAGTTTAGGCACTATGGAAGATAGAAAAGAATACCGAATTCACTTGATTGAGTGGCTAGAAAATATCTCAGACTCGCTTGATGAGGAATCATTAAATCAGCTTAAGAAAAACCCTTTACGGATTCTTGATAGTAAAAGGCCCGATATACAAAGGAAACTTAAAGGTGCCCCTTTGTTGGGCGATTATTTATCAGAAGAAAGTAAAGAAAGGTTTTTGAAAGTACAAGAAAATCTAAAGATATTAAAAATCCCTTTTGTTGTTAACCAAAGATTGGTAAGAGGTTTGGATTATTATTGTCATACAGCTTTTGAAATTACAAGTAATCAATTAGGAGCACAAGCTACTGTTTGTGGAGGCGGTAGATATGATGGACTTGTTGAACAACTTGGAGGTCCACCCACTCCTTCTATTGGCTGGGCTATAGGAATTGAGCGGTTGTTGATTCTTTTAGGTGAGGACTTTGATCAAAATCTTTCACCTGATGTTTATCTGGTTAACCGAGGAGAAAAAGCCGAGATAGAAGCACTTTGTTTAGCCAGGTATCTAAGATTAGAAAGATTTGTTGTTGAACTGGATAACTCTGGCTCTACGTTTTCCAAGCAATTTAAAAGAGCAAGTCGCTCTTGTGCATCTTGGGCAATTGTGATTGGCGATGAAGAGTCTATTAATGGAGAAGTACGCATGAAAAGACTTAACTTGAAGAATGAGGATAGAAGTGAGATTTTAGTTAAAAGTTCGGAATTAAGTAGGATAATAGAGCTTATTAAATCATGA